A window of Flavobacteriales bacterium TMED191 contains these coding sequences:
- the uvsE gene encoding UV DNA damage repair endonuclease UvsE has translation MNYGYACINETLSSGPKKTRVTTNRSMIKRTFKEKGIRYASELALQNVKDLIKILAWNEENNIKFYRMSSDIFPWCSEYNYYDLPHYKEIKYWLRYAGDYTKEWGHRLTFHPGPFCCLASPNFEVVEKTYKELNNHSRIFDMMGFEPSHYNKINIHVGGTYGDKDGTAKRFIENFHRPGGLDENTKKRFTLENDDKASMWSTKDIYDKIHHETGIPIVFDYHHHRFCTGGLTEQEAVELAASTWPPWIRPVVHVSESRAIEQGDPKIRKQAHSDYIKKPVESYGQNHDIMLECKKKELALMRLREVAV, from the coding sequence ATGAATTACGGCTATGCCTGTATCAACGAGACACTTAGCTCTGGACCTAAGAAAACTCGTGTCACAACCAATCGTTCTATGATTAAGCGCACATTCAAAGAGAAAGGTATTAGATATGCTTCGGAGCTTGCTCTTCAGAATGTCAAAGACCTGATCAAGATCCTAGCTTGGAATGAAGAGAACAATATCAAGTTCTATCGCATGTCCTCCGACATTTTCCCTTGGTGTTCAGAGTACAACTACTACGATTTGCCCCATTACAAGGAAATCAAGTATTGGTTGCGCTATGCTGGTGACTACACCAAGGAGTGGGGCCATCGCTTGACTTTTCACCCTGGCCCATTCTGCTGTCTAGCGTCACCAAACTTCGAAGTTGTGGAGAAGACATACAAGGAACTCAACAACCATTCTCGCATCTTTGATATGATGGGTTTCGAGCCAAGCCACTACAACAAAATCAATATCCATGTCGGCGGCACATACGGTGACAAGGATGGAACAGCAAAGCGATTCATCGAAAACTTTCACAGACCTGGTGGGCTTGATGAAAACACTAAGAAGCGCTTCACGCTAGAGAATGACGATAAAGCCTCCATGTGGAGCACAAAGGACATTTATGACAAGATTCACCACGAAACTGGAATCCCGATTGTTTTCGATTACCATCACCATCGATTCTGCACCGGAGGACTCACAGAACAAGAGGCAGTTGAACTCGCAGCCTCAACCTGGCCTCCCTGGATTAGGCCAGTTGTTCACGTCTCAGAGTCAAGAGCGATTGAACAAGGCGACCCGAAAATACGTAAGCAAGCTCATTCAGATTATATCAAAAAGCCAGTAGAAAGCTATGGGCAGAACCACGATATCATGTTAGAGTGCAAAAAGAAAGAGTTGGCTTTGATGAGGCTTAGAGAGGTTGCAGTATGA